One Chitinophaga varians DNA window includes the following coding sequences:
- a CDS encoding SusC/RagA family TonB-linked outer membrane protein, whose amino-acid sequence MKKNLQRWLQPVSGWQYRAKIGCWSLALVAVMSAQVQAQAIQVDLHGSNLAMVVASLQKQAPGYHFSYQQQALEKVKVAHITFHQSSVKAALEYLQKNYGLQFLLEGNQVSVKYNPAPTGATTDIQVVQGKVTDDANTPLPGVSIIDQHGKMLGTTDVSGVFSVKTATGNTLIFSYMGFTPEKYTVTGKEDIVKISLKPNSRELNSVVVTALGISREQKSLGFATQKLDGSAVSAAPTNGFVNALSGKVAGLNLTKAGGPMGSSRVVLRGESILDGQGGEAILVVDGVIVNKSFNGTGHQGYLGNDSPIDFGSALTDLNPDDIESINVLKGPSAAALYGARGAGGAIIVTTKNGSRNTKGMGVTVSSNLAFDQINNWPDYQYEYGQGTNNAKYYSYGKTADGSNTSSTSSSWGPKFDGQSYFQFNSPMDANGVRTERTPWVPYKNNRKDFFRTGLTNTNTVSVAGSNDKGDMRLSFTHMKNEWIMPNTGYKRYSISFSGNTQVSKKISLSTRIDYTNKIADNLPNSGYNNQSIAYFINFQNPNVDLNWYKPYWKPGREGIEQNHPFSSLIDNPYLIVNEMINASNRHNVTGNVMAKYKILDNLELMLRSGLDMGYEFRNQRRPKNTQKFQDGMYRQQTVMNYENNNDFLLRYNKNIGADFNIIASLGGNVRNQRRYYTNQRADKLAAVGVYNLANSKDPVLSSSSRPVAQVNSLYAFVNTSWKNKLFLDLTLRRDQSSTLPLQNNVFYYPSIAASAVLSEMVHLPSFVSYAKLRTSYASVGFDAPFGTYSLEKDYESGSITGSMSNPTTIPNPNLQPQRNNALEIGTEWKLFSNRVGFDVTWYRQRAINQISAIPIDRSTGYEYQLANVGIVENRGVEVMLNVTPVKLKNFQWKSTINWSRNRNEVIRLNPEVGTSLIIAEGPRGTLEAREGHPLGELYGIGFQRSPDGQIVYKNGLAQLSSEATFRGNANPDWRGGLNNQFTYKNLSLSVLFDMRQGGKIYSLTHAILAEQGKIKSTLPGRDNGLIGDGVMLDANGKYVPNNVLVTNMDQYYNAIYDRNNVESNTFDASYIKLREVVLSYNVPASVFGRSFIRGAAVSLYGRDLFVWSNFPAFDPETATLNSSSIVPGFETGQFPSTRTMGVNIKLNF is encoded by the coding sequence ATGAAAAAGAATCTGCAACGGTGGCTCCAACCTGTTTCCGGATGGCAATACCGCGCAAAGATTGGTTGCTGGTCATTAGCACTGGTAGCTGTAATGAGTGCCCAGGTACAGGCCCAGGCCATCCAGGTGGACCTGCACGGTTCCAACCTGGCAATGGTAGTGGCCAGCCTGCAAAAACAGGCGCCCGGTTACCATTTCTCCTATCAGCAACAGGCACTGGAAAAAGTAAAGGTGGCGCACATCACCTTTCATCAGTCCAGCGTTAAAGCGGCCCTGGAATACCTGCAAAAAAATTACGGCCTGCAGTTCCTCCTGGAAGGCAACCAGGTATCTGTAAAGTACAATCCTGCTCCAACCGGCGCTACTACGGATATCCAGGTGGTACAGGGCAAGGTGACTGATGATGCCAACACCCCGCTGCCGGGCGTAAGCATCATAGACCAGCACGGCAAAATGCTGGGCACCACAGACGTTTCCGGTGTATTCTCCGTGAAAACCGCTACCGGCAACACCCTCATCTTTTCATATATGGGCTTTACCCCGGAAAAATATACGGTGACAGGCAAGGAAGATATTGTTAAAATATCCCTGAAACCCAACAGCCGCGAACTGAACAGCGTTGTAGTCACTGCGTTGGGTATTTCCCGTGAGCAGAAAAGCCTCGGCTTCGCTACACAGAAATTGGACGGTAGCGCCGTCAGCGCCGCGCCTACCAATGGTTTTGTCAATGCTCTCAGCGGTAAAGTGGCAGGCCTCAACCTCACCAAAGCCGGCGGACCTATGGGCAGCAGCCGCGTCGTGCTCCGCGGGGAAAGCATCCTCGACGGACAAGGCGGTGAAGCGATCCTCGTGGTAGACGGCGTAATCGTGAATAAATCCTTCAACGGCACCGGCCACCAGGGATATCTCGGCAACGACAGCCCCATCGACTTCGGTTCTGCGCTCACAGACCTCAACCCGGACGACATCGAGTCTATCAACGTACTGAAAGGCCCCAGTGCTGCGGCATTGTACGGTGCTCGTGGTGCCGGCGGCGCCATCATCGTGACCACCAAAAACGGCAGCCGCAATACAAAAGGTATGGGCGTGACCGTTAGCAGCAACCTCGCTTTCGACCAGATCAACAACTGGCCCGATTACCAATATGAATACGGTCAGGGTACCAACAACGCTAAATATTACTCCTACGGCAAAACAGCCGACGGCTCCAATACTTCCTCCACCAGCTCCTCATGGGGCCCTAAGTTCGACGGACAGTCGTACTTCCAGTTCAACTCACCCATGGACGCCAACGGCGTAAGAACAGAACGCACGCCCTGGGTGCCCTACAAAAACAATCGCAAGGATTTCTTCCGTACCGGTCTTACCAATACCAACACCGTTTCCGTGGCAGGCAGCAATGATAAAGGCGACATGCGCCTCAGCTTCACGCACATGAAGAACGAATGGATCATGCCTAACACCGGCTACAAACGTTACTCCATCTCGTTCTCCGGTAATACACAGGTAAGCAAAAAAATCTCCCTGTCTACCAGGATCGACTATACGAACAAAATCGCTGACAACCTGCCCAACTCCGGCTATAATAACCAGTCTATCGCTTATTTTATCAATTTCCAGAACCCCAACGTGGACCTGAACTGGTATAAGCCTTACTGGAAGCCAGGCAGGGAAGGCATTGAACAGAACCATCCTTTCAGTTCATTGATTGACAACCCGTACCTGATCGTAAATGAAATGATCAACGCCTCCAACCGGCACAACGTTACCGGTAACGTGATGGCGAAGTACAAAATTCTTGACAACCTGGAGCTGATGCTGCGCAGCGGCCTCGATATGGGCTATGAATTCCGTAACCAGCGCCGTCCCAAAAACACCCAGAAGTTCCAGGATGGTATGTACCGTCAGCAGACCGTAATGAACTACGAAAACAATAACGACTTCCTGTTGCGCTACAATAAAAATATCGGCGCCGATTTCAATATCATCGCCAGCCTGGGTGGCAACGTACGCAACCAGCGCCGCTATTACACGAATCAACGCGCTGATAAACTGGCTGCCGTAGGCGTATACAACCTCGCCAACAGTAAAGACCCGGTGCTTTCCAGCTCTTCCCGCCCTGTGGCGCAGGTAAACAGCCTGTACGCCTTTGTGAACACTTCCTGGAAAAATAAACTGTTCCTCGATCTGACGCTTCGCAGAGACCAGTCCAGCACCCTGCCGCTGCAGAACAACGTGTTCTATTATCCTTCCATCGCTGCCAGCGCCGTGCTGAGCGAAATGGTACACCTGCCGTCTTTCGTATCTTATGCCAAACTGCGTACCTCTTATGCCAGCGTTGGATTTGATGCGCCTTTCGGCACCTACTCCCTGGAGAAAGACTATGAGTCCGGCTCTATCACCGGCAGCATGAGCAATCCCACCACCATCCCTAATCCGAACCTGCAACCGCAGCGTAACAACGCGCTGGAAATAGGTACAGAGTGGAAATTGTTCAGCAACCGTGTAGGCTTCGACGTTACCTGGTACCGTCAGCGCGCTATCAACCAGATCTCTGCTATCCCGATCGATCGTTCCACTGGTTATGAATACCAGCTGGCCAACGTAGGCATCGTGGAGAACAGGGGCGTAGAGGTAATGCTGAACGTAACACCGGTGAAACTGAAAAACTTCCAGTGGAAGTCTACCATTAACTGGTCACGCAACCGTAATGAGGTGATCAGGCTGAACCCGGAAGTAGGTACTTCCCTGATCATTGCCGAAGGCCCGAGAGGCACTCTCGAAGCAAGAGAAGGCCATCCGCTCGGAGAGCTGTATGGTATCGGCTTCCAGCGCAGCCCTGATGGACAGATCGTATATAAGAACGGTCTTGCGCAGCTGTCTTCCGAAGCTACCTTCCGCGGTAATGCCAATCCGGACTGGAGAGGCGGCCTGAACAACCAGTTCACCTATAAAAACCTGTCCCTCTCCGTACTGTTCGATATGCGTCAGGGCGGTAAGATCTACTCCCTCACACACGCTATCCTGGCTGAACAGGGCAAGATCAAATCCACCCTGCCGGGCCGTGATAATGGCCTGATCGGTGACGGTGTGATGCTGGACGCTAACGGTAAATATGTGCCTAATAATGTGCTGGTCACCAATATGGACCAATATTACAATGCCATCTATGACCGAAACAACGTAGAGTCCAACACATTCGACGCTTCCTATATCAAACTGCGTGAAGTGGTGCTGAGCTATAACGTTCCTGCCAGTGTTTTTGGCCGTTCTTTCATCAGAGGTGCCGCGGTGAGCCTTTATGGCCGCGACCTCTTTGTATGGTCCAACTTCCCGGCCTTTGATCCGGAAACCGCCACACTGAACAGCTCTTCCATCGTACCGGGTTTTGAAACAGGTCAATTCCCTTCTACCCGTACCATGGGCGTTAACATAAAACTCAACTTCTAA